The DNA window TGAGGCCATCGACGTGCTCATGGTCGCCGACGCACCGCCGGCGCACTACCACATGATCGCATTGGCCAACCAGCCACCGGAACCGGACCCGCAGATCCCGGTGTTCACCTCGCGTGGCCTCATCCGCTATGCCGGCGCTGCGACGGACAACAATGGCTTGCCGGTTCCAATGCCCATCATGCCCAACCAGCACAACACCATGCCGTCCTACTACTTCCACGCCAACCTCACCGGCCTCGCACACCCAGAGCGCCACCGCGTGCCCATGCACGTCGACGAGCGCCTCTTCGTCACGCTCGGGCTCGGCTCCATATGCCGCGGCCGCAACACCACCTGCAAGAGGCGGCGTAGCCCGGAGACCATCGTGGTGGCCACCATGAACAATGTCTCCTTCGCCCACCCCAAGACCACCGCCCTCCTCGAGCGCTACTACGACGGCACGTCCAAGGGCGTGTACACGGAGGACTTCCCCGTCCGGCCGCCACGGCCGTTCAACTACACCAACCGCGCCCTCATCCCGCCGGGCCCGCTCGAGGAGGAGCTGGAGCCAACGTTCAAGGCCACCAAGCTGAAGCGCTTCAAGTACAACACGTCGGTGGAGATCGTCTTCCAGAGCACCACACTCATGCAGAGCGACTCCAACCCCATGCACCTCCATGGCTACgacgtcttcctcctcgcccaAGGGCTCGGCAACTTCAACCCCAAGACGGACACCCGCAAGTTCAACTACCACAACCCTCAACTCAGGAACACCGTGCAGGTTCCACGTGGTGGCTGGGCCGCCGTCCGCTTCCTCACCGACAATCctggtactaaatttttagtcaTATTCTCCCTCGTCCTCCGGTATGATAATTCTCGTCGTTTTGACCAACAACCTCATCTTCAAAACATTTCTTTAACTCTGATTTTccattgaaatatatataagaaataaaCAGATGTTTATTGAATAATCTTTTAAGacttatctatatatattatcatacTATCTTTAAGTTAAACatattaaaagttattaatagttaaagttttaaaagtttgaccatatAATTGTTCGAAGCAACAAGAATTATCAAACTAGAAGGAGTACACGGAATCAGCTAAGTTGGCACTAGATGTGAAAATTAGCTAAAAATTAAGAGgttaattttgttgttgttgttaggGATGTGGTACCTGCACTGCCACTTTGAATTCCACATCATCATGGGCATGGCGACGGCGTTCATCGTGGAGGACGGGCCGACGCCGGAGACGAgcctgccaccgccgccaccggagtTCAGGAGATGCGGCGCCAATGGTCTGAGTCAGCCGTGAGTGCTTTGAACATATTGGTTTTTATTACTATGAATAATAGCAAATAAAAGATTATGCGTGGATTATTTGTATTCGGCTTTGTATTGGTGGCGACAATCGATTCTTACCGTGATAGAGATTtactattcattttttttagctttcatTGTTGTAAGATGTCAAATTGTAAGTAAATCCATTTGgatttaatttatcaataaaagcAATTAGTTCTAAATAAGAGAATTgatgaacttttttttgttcgcGAAAGAAGAATCGGTTAGCCCCCTCAGGGCAGGTCTAATTAGGGAATGCTTCGCATGAGAGATGTGTGGATCTATCGGAGAACAGCTCCTTGGCCGCTACCCCACTGTGACGCCGTAtcattcttgtatttttttttctcttatgtaATTGCCCAGTTTGATTGCATTCCTCGCTTCAGTAACCGTCAGCAGACTCGCAGACCAGGACGATTTCAAACGGGTTCTTCTTCTCTAGAGCCGGTACAACCTGGCATTATTGGTTTCAAGTATCAAAGTCATGTGTATCCACTCCATTGACACGCCCTAATCCTTCAGTCAGTCCAATGCCTCTGTCTGCACAGCCGAGCTACACAAATGCAGGGTTTTGTGCGCACCAATAGTACAATTCCTCGGCAATCCCTGACAATGATTCTAGCTCTTGCATCCCCGGTTTCTTCCATGAAATCTGCATCCACATTTACTTTCGTGTATCCTTCTTGTGGGCTCGGCCATTTAGTTATCTGTCCACTCCTCTCCTTTGTATCTTCCTTTTGATCAGCATACAGTTTCCCCTTCCCTTTAGTGTCTTCAGCATTTTGTCGGATCAGCACCAATGTATTCTCATAATTTGCTAGGAAAACTGCTGAGTCATATACTTTTGCTAAGCCTGGATCTGATCGTTCCGGAGATGCCACGGCCTGAGTAAATACAACACATGTGCAGATGTGCTTTGTTTTTCTGAACTGAAACAACCAACTTTGATTTGTCATTTGGTAAAGGGAACCATGAATACAGATCTAGCATGTCAAAATTACCTCTTGTTTATTATGCTTGGTGGCTTGATGTGCATTGCCAGCAAGATTCAGAAAGAAATATCTGATCTCTGTACATGTCAAGATCTGCCAGTTGCATGCCTGATCCATCCTGCCTTCAAATAATCAACCAAAATTCTGTACACATGTGTTACCAATCTGAACTCCCAGCCTACATTTCTACTGCATGCATAGTCCCTGAAAGAAAGGTCAAGATAAAACAGTACTGTATCATACATGAGTAAGGACTTGGTTTTACTGCTGAGTAGTGCCATGAAAATAGCCAAATATGCCATGCATTTCTGTGAACTGAAACATACAACTTTTAGAGTTTTAGTTAAGGGAATCTAGAATAATAGACTAACTTGCAATGCATTTGTTTTATGAACCGAAACAAACACCTTTAGGTTGTAAAGGGAATCATGCATGCAGAGCTAGCATGCATGTCAAAAttacctctattttttttatgcttgatGTGCAAGGCCAGCAAGATTCAGCAATGTCTGTCCATtaaatttgcttatattttgtttaacttttattttaaattcaaaagatAACTACACCcagcactttttttttccaatatgAACCTTACTATGGTAGAATGAAATTGCCGTGCcagtaaaaaaacatggcGTGGCAAGAATTTTATTGCCGGTCTAACTGGTGACTAGCGTTGCAGACACCGTCAATAACTCAATATGCCAACAACAAGCTGCTCATGACGCGATAATGTTGTTTACCACACCAATCTAACTAAAGTGGTTAAAATGTTCAGATTTGAAAATAGAAGGTtcagaaataataataataatatcaaCTCAAACCTTCAAGTAATAATCAAACTTAATTTAACTATGTATACTTGTCACCAATCTGAACTCTCACTATGTGGCTAGATTCTACTGTATAAATGGTCACTGTGAAAGAAAGGTCCAAAACAAACACTACTGTAGTACACATGAGTATCCGGCCATTTGGACTTGGGGAGCTTCAGCAAGAACAGCTAAATATCAACCACAAGTCAAAGCAGCTGATCGTTATCAGATCTCTCATTTGTACTCATCTGATCTGTTAAAATCTTTTACAAGAAAAAGCATTTCCatttacaagaaaaaatatcaacgtCTACTACATGTATGGCGTTTTTCAGAGTTTTAGACAACCTGAAATGTACGGTATCTGTCAATTGGAGGACTAACACAGACACAAGAACATCAGACTGACTAATGCTGGGCTGGTAAAGGTGGGTGTGATGAAGATGTCTTTTGCTTCTAGCTATAGCCAGAATTAATCTGGTCTAATCCTgacatttaattatatatatattatactacTATTACATGTCAACATTTTCAGGATTAACTAACTAATTAACTCCAGGATTAATCTGGGGGTTTACCAACCTAATTGGTTACTCCAAGAGAAAAACTATCCCTGCCAATGACATTTCATCTTCCCATGAAGATGAAAATAGGGTAATTAAGAGCTAGCTTAACTTAGCTTGAGTCTGCATGCTGATGCAACTGGGTTGCGTGCCTGTGCTGGGTTGGAAAAGTATAGGATTGCACTGGAAATGCAGCcgcgtgttttttttttttctaagtgcTCATGGTTTTCCCAGTTGGCCATGTTGTTGATCGCCACGGTGTGTTTTGTAATCTCATCTTAGTCAACTAATGCAAAACATCCATCCGATCGATTCAGCAGATGTACTTATGTGCATACCAATGCATTAAGCTGTGTGCATCAGCAGTGACATGCT is part of the Oryza brachyantha chromosome 11, ObraRS2, whole genome shotgun sequence genome and encodes:
- the LOC102709409 gene encoding putative laccase-19, which codes for MEKSLFSMVASLFCAVAVAAMAAATAGSEAAMVEHTFVVHEMNATHLCNTTKIYVVNGQLPGPTVDVVEGDTVVVHVRNKLPHGLTIHWHGVRQMRSCWADGAGFVTECPIPPGGEHTYRFNVTGQVGTLWWHAHVTCLRSTINGAFIIRPRDGKYPFPTPAKDVPIIIGEWWELDLIELDRRMMDGNFDDNPLSATINGKLGDLSNCSGTVEESFVLDVKHGESYLLRVINTALFSEYYFKVAGHTFTVVGADGNYLTQYKTDMVTVAPGEAIDVLMVADAPPAHYHMIALANQPPEPDPQIPVFTSRGLIRYAGAATDNNGLPVPMPIMPNQHNTMPSYYFHANLTGLAHPERHRVPMHVDERLFVTLGLGSICRGRNTTCKRRRSPETIVVATMNNVSFAHPKTTALLERYYDGTSKGVYTEDFPVRPPRPFNYTNRALIPPGPLEEELEPTFKATKLKRFKYNTSVEIVFQSTTLMQSDSNPMHLHGYDVFLLAQGLGNFNPKTDTRKFNYHNPQLRNTVQVPRGGWAAVRFLTDNPGMWYLHCHFEFHIIMGMATAFIVEDGPTPETSLPPPPPEFRRCGANGLSQP